A stretch of Natronococcus sp. CG52 DNA encodes these proteins:
- a CDS encoding class I SAM-dependent methyltransferase — protein sequence MDSSEYYDDFAAFYDAAYGQQAGVVEEDVQFYVDLAHEADGPVLEVGCGTGRVYLELLRAGVDADGIDVSSGMLEVLREKAAVEGLEPSVREADVTSFRQDREYALVIVPFRAFLHLTTVEEQLAALERIHDALAPGGRLALNVFTPNFEVICEGYGEWEETTVELEGETYTHRTMTELIDEVEQLARIRSVVLASDGEQLFERDARIALVSRREFELLFRQSPFSSWTVYGGFEYEPLESSAQEMVWIADR from the coding sequence ATGGATTCGTCGGAGTACTACGACGACTTTGCAGCGTTCTACGATGCCGCCTACGGCCAGCAGGCGGGCGTCGTCGAGGAAGACGTGCAGTTCTACGTCGACCTCGCCCACGAGGCCGACGGCCCCGTCCTCGAGGTGGGCTGCGGTACCGGTCGCGTCTACCTCGAGTTGCTCCGCGCCGGCGTCGACGCCGACGGTATCGACGTCTCGAGCGGGATGCTCGAGGTGCTTCGAGAGAAGGCGGCCGTCGAGGGCCTCGAGCCGAGCGTCCGGGAAGCCGACGTCACCTCGTTTCGACAGGATCGGGAGTACGCCCTCGTGATCGTTCCCTTCCGCGCGTTTCTCCACCTGACGACGGTCGAGGAACAGCTGGCGGCACTCGAGCGGATTCACGACGCGCTCGCGCCCGGCGGTCGGCTCGCGCTCAACGTCTTCACGCCGAACTTCGAGGTGATCTGCGAGGGTTACGGCGAGTGGGAGGAGACGACGGTCGAACTCGAGGGAGAGACGTACACGCACCGGACGATGACCGAACTGATCGACGAGGTCGAGCAACTGGCTCGTATTCGATCGGTGGTGCTCGCGAGCGACGGCGAGCAGCTATTCGAGCGCGACGCGCGGATCGCGCTCGTCTCGAGGCGGGAGTTCGAGTTGCTCTTCCGTCAGTCGCCGTTCTCGTCGTGGACGGTTTACGGCGGCTTCGAGTACGAGCCGCTCGAGTCGTCGGCTCAGGAGATGGTCTGGATCGCCGACCGGTAG
- a CDS encoding cytochrome P450, whose product MSSDTPAVTDEHPPGPDGLPIVGNQLAFLRDPYGFMTRTARDYGDIAYWEDPTGPVYQLNHPDYIEQVLVQNNQNYVKGDRFQHVLKPVTGNGILNSEGAVWRRNRHLIQPAFNPDRIEEYAEMMTAFTENALEEWADGQTRLFHEDMMEVTLRIVARALFGVDIDEYVDTVGSALEEFMLATESLSHLVLPPRVPTLSRRRIQRAREELDAVVYRLIEERRANPTDRDVISKLLEVTDEEGNTLSDEQIRDEVVTLLLAGHETTALSLTFTSHLLARNPAVEETLVDELETELGGETPTMRDLSDLTYTERVVKESMRLYPPVPGIVREPVKPDIVGGYEIQPGATVRMHQWVVHRDPRWYDDPLAFRPERWTDEMESDLPKLAYFPFAAGPRRCIGDRFAMLEAQLILATIYQDYHLELVPGTEDLDLMATITARPKHEIPMTVRER is encoded by the coding sequence ATGAGCAGTGACACCCCCGCAGTTACCGACGAGCACCCTCCCGGACCGGACGGCCTTCCCATCGTCGGGAATCAGCTCGCGTTTCTCCGCGATCCGTACGGCTTCATGACTCGGACGGCTCGCGACTACGGCGACATCGCCTACTGGGAGGACCCCACCGGGCCCGTCTATCAGCTCAACCACCCTGACTACATCGAGCAGGTCCTCGTCCAGAACAACCAGAACTACGTCAAGGGGGATCGCTTCCAGCACGTTCTCAAACCGGTCACGGGGAACGGTATTCTGAACAGCGAAGGCGCGGTCTGGCGTCGGAATCGGCATCTCATCCAGCCGGCGTTCAACCCCGACCGGATCGAGGAGTACGCCGAGATGATGACCGCGTTCACCGAGAACGCGCTCGAGGAGTGGGCGGACGGCCAGACTCGGCTGTTCCACGAGGACATGATGGAGGTGACGCTGCGGATCGTCGCCCGGGCGCTGTTCGGCGTCGACATCGACGAGTACGTCGACACCGTCGGCTCGGCGCTCGAGGAGTTCATGCTGGCCACCGAGAGCCTCTCGCATCTCGTCCTCCCGCCGCGGGTACCGACTCTCTCCAGGCGGCGCATTCAGCGGGCGCGGGAGGAACTCGACGCGGTCGTCTACCGGCTGATCGAGGAACGGCGGGCGAACCCGACCGACCGAGACGTCATCTCGAAGCTCCTCGAAGTGACCGACGAGGAGGGGAACACGCTCTCCGACGAGCAGATCCGCGACGAGGTGGTGACGCTGCTGCTCGCCGGCCACGAGACGACGGCGCTCTCGCTGACGTTTACGTCGCATCTCCTCGCGCGGAACCCCGCCGTCGAGGAGACGCTCGTCGACGAACTCGAGACGGAACTCGGCGGTGAGACGCCGACGATGCGGGACCTCTCCGATCTCACGTACACGGAGCGAGTGGTCAAAGAGTCGATGCGGCTCTACCCGCCGGTGCCGGGAATCGTCCGCGAACCCGTCAAACCCGACATCGTCGGCGGCTACGAGATCCAGCCGGGAGCGACGGTCCGGATGCACCAGTGGGTCGTCCACCGCGACCCCCGGTGGTACGACGACCCGCTCGCCTTCCGACCCGAGCGCTGGACCGACGAGATGGAGTCCGACCTCCCGAAGCTGGCGTACTTCCCGTTCGCGGCGGGACCGCGCCGGTGTATCGGTGACCGCTTCGCGATGCTCGAGGCCCAACTCATCCTCGCGACGATCTACCAGGATTATCACCTCGAGCTCGTCCCAGGTACCGAGGATCTCGACCTGATGGCGACGATCACCGCCCGTCCGAAACACGAGATACCGATGACCGTCCGCGAGCGATAG
- a CDS encoding helix-turn-helix domain-containing protein, translating into MRYATVTLTWSGRQLTPIDEIFGHIDGVSVESIRYVNPVDGNEERYVELLELRGDLERARRLLADAEDAFEFDVTGSDGRGLAYVQCRNVGLVDDLLSVLREHEIVLDWPMTYVETDSARGLEITAIGTSRAIQRAAADLPDGIGLELECLGEYEPGPDPAATLTERQRELFEVAVREGYYAVPRETTHRELAAKLDLAPSTVGEHLQRIESKLAAAHATSID; encoded by the coding sequence ATGAGATACGCGACGGTTACGCTGACGTGGAGCGGCCGACAGCTCACTCCCATCGACGAGATATTCGGCCACATCGACGGGGTTTCGGTCGAATCGATCCGGTACGTGAATCCGGTCGACGGGAACGAGGAGCGGTACGTCGAACTGCTCGAGTTGCGCGGCGACCTCGAGCGGGCGCGGAGGCTCCTCGCGGACGCCGAGGACGCGTTCGAGTTCGACGTCACCGGCAGCGACGGCCGCGGCCTCGCCTACGTGCAGTGTCGCAACGTTGGCCTCGTCGACGACCTCCTGTCGGTCCTCCGCGAACACGAGATCGTCCTCGACTGGCCGATGACCTACGTCGAGACCGATAGCGCCCGCGGGCTCGAGATCACGGCGATCGGCACGAGTCGGGCGATCCAGCGCGCGGCCGCGGATCTCCCCGACGGAATCGGGCTCGAACTCGAGTGCCTGGGCGAGTACGAACCCGGTCCCGACCCCGCAGCGACCCTGACCGAACGCCAGCGAGAGCTCTTCGAGGTCGCCGTCCGCGAGGGGTATTACGCGGTGCCCCGCGAGACGACCCACCGGGAACTCGCCGCGAAACTCGACCTCGCCCCGTCGACCGTCGGCGAACACCTCCAGCGCATCGAATCGAAGCTGGCCGCCGCCCACGCGACCTCGATAGACTGA
- a CDS encoding SHOCT domain-containing protein — protein MSARGRRSETGTTPRAAHVFSRRPCSVTYGRGIRVDGETPLERIVAGITVGAILTVAFGLLALGYLYFWIVFPIGFAGVLPAAIGLVKLYERRRATDRTSERQPAADDSIEVVRERYARGELSDEEFDHRLERLLETESLDRPGPSTARDDEREEYDFERT, from the coding sequence GTGAGCGCGCGAGGCCGACGATCCGAGACCGGGACGACACCTCGAGCGGCACACGTTTTTTCTCGTCGACCGTGTAGCGTCACCTATGGGCGCGGAATCCGAGTCGACGGCGAAACGCCGCTCGAGCGGATCGTCGCCGGGATCACGGTCGGGGCGATCCTGACGGTCGCGTTCGGGCTGCTCGCGCTCGGTTACCTCTACTTCTGGATCGTGTTCCCGATCGGGTTCGCGGGCGTCCTTCCGGCCGCGATCGGGCTCGTTAAACTGTACGAACGGCGGCGGGCGACCGATCGGACGTCGGAGCGCCAGCCGGCAGCGGACGACTCGATCGAGGTCGTTCGCGAGCGGTACGCCCGCGGCGAACTGAGCGACGAGGAGTTCGACCACCGACTCGAGCGACTGCTCGAGACCGAGTCGCTGGACCGTCCCGGGCCGTCGACCGCTCGCGACGACGAGCGCGAAGAGTACGACTTCGAGCGGACGTAG
- a CDS encoding DUF4013 domain-containing protein: protein MLTESIEYLKNSDEAWKTSIIGGVLLLFSFLLIPLFLVWGYVVRVLDRTARGDDEAPVFEEWGELTIEGAKAFVILLAYSLVPVVVGGILFGGMWLATGGTPGSIGAAGFVLAGLITLALFVAAAYVSPAALANFAENRRIGAGFDIETLRPVLSTGTYAARWLLAVGIVVVGSFVSGILNAIPFIGTVLGAIVAFYALVAAYYVIGHTWQDLHPVSVDETGGEPSPERSAI, encoded by the coding sequence ATGTTAACCGAATCAATCGAGTACCTGAAAAACAGTGACGAGGCGTGGAAGACGAGCATCATCGGCGGAGTCCTCCTGCTGTTTAGCTTCCTGCTGATCCCGCTCTTTCTCGTCTGGGGATACGTCGTCCGAGTGCTGGACCGGACCGCACGCGGCGACGACGAGGCTCCGGTCTTCGAGGAGTGGGGCGAACTGACCATCGAGGGAGCAAAGGCGTTCGTGATCCTCCTCGCGTACTCGCTCGTCCCCGTGGTGGTCGGCGGGATACTGTTCGGCGGGATGTGGCTCGCCACCGGTGGAACGCCGGGTTCGATCGGTGCGGCCGGATTCGTCCTCGCCGGACTGATCACCCTTGCGCTGTTCGTCGCGGCCGCGTACGTCTCCCCCGCAGCGCTCGCCAACTTTGCGGAGAACCGACGTATCGGCGCGGGATTCGACATCGAGACGCTTCGCCCCGTCCTCTCGACCGGCACGTACGCAGCCAGGTGGTTGCTGGCGGTCGGGATCGTCGTCGTCGGATCGTTCGTCTCGGGGATCCTCAACGCCATTCCGTTCATCGGGACCGTGCTGGGCGCCATCGTCGCGTTCTACGCCCTGGTCGCGGCGTACTACGTCATCGGACACACCTGGCAGGACCTCCATCCGGTCTCCGTCGACGAGACCGGCGGAGAGCCGTCGCCCGAGCGGTCTGCGATCTAG
- a CDS encoding SIR2 family NAD-dependent protein deacylase: MDDFATLADAIRNADTAVALTGAGISAPSGIPTFRGDDGVWEHFDEGQFTYGRFQRDPEGFWEDRLELQEAMFGGEYEPNAGHEALAAMERDGHLETVLTQNTDGLHRDAAASAVEGAETDGGADGDGEENDSSVLEIHGNARRVRCTDCGRRREGDPIFERAADGELPPTCDCGGVYKPDVVLFGEQLPGAVIQRAKSLARESDVFLAIGSSLVVEPAASLPRLAASSGATVAVVNLESTPRDDVADIVRREDATEVLPRLRTLLEPR, from the coding sequence ATGGACGACTTCGCAACCCTCGCGGACGCGATCCGGAATGCGGACACCGCAGTCGCTCTCACCGGTGCCGGCATCTCGGCGCCCTCCGGCATTCCGACGTTTCGCGGCGACGACGGCGTCTGGGAGCACTTCGACGAGGGGCAGTTCACCTACGGCCGGTTCCAGCGCGACCCCGAGGGGTTCTGGGAGGATCGCCTCGAACTGCAGGAGGCGATGTTCGGCGGCGAGTACGAGCCGAACGCGGGCCACGAGGCCCTGGCCGCGATGGAGCGAGACGGCCACCTCGAGACGGTTCTCACCCAGAACACGGACGGACTCCATCGGGATGCCGCCGCATCCGCTGTCGAAGGTGCCGAGACTGACGGAGGCGCCGACGGAGACGGTGAGGAAAACGACTCGAGCGTGCTCGAGATCCACGGCAACGCCCGCCGCGTCAGGTGTACCGACTGCGGCCGCCGGCGGGAGGGCGACCCGATCTTCGAGCGCGCCGCCGACGGCGAACTCCCGCCGACCTGCGACTGCGGCGGAGTCTACAAGCCGGACGTCGTCCTCTTCGGCGAACAGCTTCCCGGCGCGGTCATCCAGCGGGCGAAGTCGCTGGCCCGCGAGAGCGACGTCTTCCTCGCCATCGGCTCCTCGCTGGTCGTCGAACCCGCCGCGTCCCTTCCTCGACTTGCGGCCTCGAGCGGCGCGACGGTCGCCGTCGTCAACCTCGAGTCCACGCCGCGTGACGACGTCGCCGACATCGTCCGCCGCGAGGACGCAACGGAAGTACTCCCGCGGCTTCGAACACTCCTCGAGCCGCGGTGA
- a CDS encoding threonine synthase, with product METTAAFVGLECVDCGSTVDADAEGHRCPDCGGILDPSYDYDAVDLDRESLASRPFDSLWRYEELLPFPRESAVTMDEGTTPLVDCSKLADEMGVERVLIKDEGRNPTGTFKDRGQTLAVTAAVQHGATDVALASAGNAGQAAAAYAGRAGLESHVYLPSRSGFTNKAMVNVHGGDMNVVGGRIGEAGAAFEEGLAEHDDWYPLQTFVTPYRHEGKKTMFYEIAEQLEWEVPDVISYPTGGGVGLVGMYKAATEFRELGLTDELPAFYAAQASGCAPIVEAFEEGRDVHEPVETPDTICGGIEIPDPGASPWILEALRDTDGGAVATDDSEILDAAIQVAQHEGLEMAPTCAAAASGAWELAERGEFDGDETIVIVNTGTGNKDADVLRSHLMSQGI from the coding sequence ATGGAGACGACAGCCGCCTTCGTCGGCCTCGAGTGTGTCGACTGCGGATCGACCGTCGACGCCGACGCGGAGGGCCACCGGTGTCCGGACTGCGGTGGAATTCTCGACCCGAGTTACGACTACGACGCCGTCGACCTCGACCGCGAGTCGCTCGCCTCGCGGCCGTTCGACTCGCTGTGGCGCTACGAGGAACTGCTTCCCTTCCCGCGGGAGTCCGCGGTGACGATGGACGAGGGGACGACGCCGCTGGTCGACTGCTCCAAACTGGCCGACGAGATGGGTGTCGAGCGCGTTCTCATCAAGGACGAGGGCCGGAATCCGACGGGGACGTTCAAAGACCGCGGACAGACCCTCGCCGTGACGGCGGCCGTCCAGCACGGCGCGACCGACGTCGCCCTCGCCTCGGCGGGCAACGCCGGCCAGGCCGCGGCGGCCTACGCCGGCCGGGCCGGCCTCGAGTCGCACGTCTACCTTCCCTCTCGCTCCGGGTTCACGAACAAGGCGATGGTGAACGTCCACGGCGGCGACATGAACGTGGTCGGCGGTCGGATCGGCGAGGCCGGTGCGGCGTTCGAGGAGGGGCTGGCGGAGCACGACGACTGGTACCCCCTCCAGACGTTCGTCACGCCGTACCGCCACGAGGGCAAGAAGACGATGTTTTACGAGATCGCCGAACAGCTCGAGTGGGAGGTGCCGGACGTGATCTCGTACCCGACCGGCGGCGGCGTCGGCCTCGTCGGGATGTACAAGGCCGCGACGGAGTTCCGGGAACTCGGCCTGACCGACGAACTTCCCGCCTTCTACGCCGCGCAGGCGTCGGGCTGTGCGCCCATCGTCGAGGCGTTCGAGGAGGGCCGCGACGTCCACGAGCCGGTCGAAACCCCCGACACGATCTGCGGCGGCATCGAGATCCCCGATCCCGGCGCGAGCCCGTGGATTCTCGAGGCGCTGCGCGACACCGACGGCGGTGCCGTCGCGACCGACGACTCGGAGATCTTAGACGCCGCGATCCAGGTGGCCCAGCACGAGGGCCTCGAGATGGCGCCGACCTGCGCGGCGGCGGCCAGCGGCGCGTGGGAACTGGCCGAACGCGGCGAGTTCGACGGGGACGAGACGATCGTCATCGTCAACACGGGAACGGGGAACAAGGACGCAGACGTGCTCCGCAGCCACCTGATGAGCCAGGGGATCTGA
- the aspS gene encoding aspartate--tRNA(Asn) ligase, translating into MQDRTYTADAEPGDEATVAGWVHEIRDLGGIAFLILRDATGKIQIKFEKDEMDEDLVETGLDVSRESVVKVSGAVEEEPRAPTGVEVTPESLEVVAPADPELPLDPSGKVDADLSTRLDNRTLDLRKDEVQAIFEIRAEILRAVREQFREFRSTEITTPKIVATGTEGGTELFPITYFGEEAFMNQSPQLFKQLIAGSNVERVFEIGPIFRAEEHNTPRHLNEATSIDFEGAFCDADDAMDVAEGVVKAAYEAVTENCSEELEALGLEEQFEIPEGDFPRISYEDAIERINATGELDEQLVWGDDLSTEAEKALGDDVGGHYFITDWPSEVKPFYIKDHDDDEQLSTGFDLMHPRMELVSGGQREHRHEHLIEGFEQQGLDPDQFEYYTKMFKYGMPPHAGFGLGGERLIMTILGLENIREAVLFPRDRQRLSP; encoded by the coding sequence ATGCAGGACAGAACCTACACTGCCGACGCCGAACCCGGCGACGAGGCAACCGTCGCTGGCTGGGTCCACGAGATTCGTGACCTCGGCGGCATCGCCTTCTTGATTCTCCGGGATGCGACCGGCAAGATCCAGATCAAGTTCGAGAAAGACGAGATGGACGAGGACCTCGTCGAGACTGGTCTGGACGTCTCGCGCGAGAGCGTCGTGAAGGTCTCCGGTGCCGTCGAGGAGGAGCCCCGTGCGCCGACCGGCGTCGAGGTCACGCCGGAGTCGCTCGAGGTCGTCGCCCCCGCCGACCCCGAACTGCCGCTCGACCCCTCGGGGAAGGTCGACGCCGACCTCTCGACGCGACTCGACAACCGCACGCTCGACCTCCGCAAGGACGAGGTCCAGGCGATCTTCGAGATCCGTGCGGAGATCCTGCGCGCGGTCCGCGAGCAGTTCCGCGAGTTCCGCTCTACGGAGATCACCACGCCGAAGATCGTCGCGACGGGTACCGAGGGCGGCACGGAACTCTTCCCCATCACCTACTTCGGGGAGGAGGCGTTCATGAACCAGTCGCCGCAGCTGTTCAAGCAGCTGATCGCCGGCTCGAACGTCGAGCGCGTCTTCGAGATCGGTCCCATCTTCCGCGCGGAGGAACACAACACGCCGCGCCACCTCAACGAGGCGACCTCGATCGACTTCGAGGGCGCGTTCTGCGACGCCGACGACGCCATGGACGTCGCCGAGGGCGTCGTCAAAGCCGCCTACGAAGCGGTGACCGAAAACTGCAGCGAGGAACTCGAGGCGCTCGGTCTCGAGGAACAGTTCGAAATTCCCGAGGGCGACTTCCCGCGCATCAGCTACGAGGACGCCATCGAGCGCATCAACGCGACGGGCGAACTCGACGAGCAGCTGGTCTGGGGAGACGACCTCTCGACGGAAGCCGAGAAGGCCCTCGGCGACGACGTCGGCGGCCACTACTTCATCACGGACTGGCCCAGCGAGGTCAAGCCGTTCTACATCAAGGACCACGACGACGACGAGCAGCTTTCGACCGGCTTCGACTTGATGCACCCCCGAATGGAACTGGTCTCGGGCGGCCAGCGCGAACACCGCCACGAGCACCTCATCGAAGGCTTCGAACAGCAGGGTCTCGACCCCGACCAGTTCGAGTACTACACCAAGATGTTCAAGTACGGGATGCCGCCCCACGCCGGCTTCGGCCTCGGCGGCGAGCGCCTGATCATGACGATTCTCGGGCTCGAGAACATCCGAGAGGCCGTTCTCTTCCCGCGGGATCGCCAGAGACTGAGTCCGTAG
- a CDS encoding LSM domain-containing protein: MSGRPLDVLEASLGERVTVRLKSGDEYVGDLAGYDQHMNLVLEDVSMAREREVEDEAPVEDTTIIRGDNVVSITP; encoded by the coding sequence ATGAGTGGACGACCGCTGGACGTCCTCGAGGCGTCGCTCGGCGAACGCGTTACCGTACGACTCAAGAGTGGCGACGAGTACGTCGGCGATCTCGCCGGCTACGATCAACACATGAATCTCGTGCTGGAGGACGTATCGATGGCCAGAGAGCGCGAAGTGGAAGACGAGGCGCCGGTCGAAGACACAACGATTATACGCGGCGACAACGTCGTTTCGATCACTCCATGA
- a CDS encoding phosphoglycerol geranylgeranyltransferase — MTAPWADWNHVLKLDPDKELPEGVTFGDLCATGTDAIEIGGTMGMTEENMTAVIEACAEHDVPLYQEPSNPSVVVENDALEGYFIPTVFNAGTPFWITEAHKEWVRIDDVDWDRTTTEAYIVMNPEADVATLTEADCDLEADDVAAYAKVAERMFGQEIVYLEYSGMLGDERIVEAASEAVDESTLFYGGGIHDYDSAYAMAQYADVVVVGDLAHDEGVDALRETVEAANDA, encoded by the coding sequence ATGACTGCTCCCTGGGCCGATTGGAATCACGTTCTCAAACTGGATCCGGACAAAGAGCTTCCCGAGGGCGTCACCTTCGGCGATCTCTGTGCGACCGGGACCGATGCCATCGAGATCGGCGGCACGATGGGGATGACCGAGGAGAACATGACCGCGGTCATCGAGGCCTGCGCCGAACACGACGTCCCGCTCTACCAGGAGCCGTCGAACCCCAGCGTCGTCGTCGAGAACGACGCGCTCGAGGGCTACTTCATCCCCACGGTGTTCAACGCCGGCACCCCGTTCTGGATCACGGAAGCGCACAAGGAGTGGGTTCGAATCGACGACGTCGACTGGGACCGGACGACGACCGAGGCGTACATCGTGATGAACCCCGAGGCGGACGTGGCGACGCTCACCGAGGCCGACTGCGACCTCGAGGCGGACGACGTCGCGGCGTACGCGAAAGTCGCCGAGCGGATGTTCGGCCAGGAGATCGTCTACCTCGAGTACTCCGGGATGCTCGGCGACGAGAGAATCGTCGAGGCCGCGAGCGAGGCCGTCGACGAGTCGACGCTGTTCTACGGCGGCGGCATCCACGACTACGACTCGGCGTACGCGATGGCCCAGTACGCGGACGTCGTCGTCGTCGGCGACCTCGCCCACGACGAGGGCGTCGACGCGCTCCGCGAGACGGTCGAGGCGGCCAACGACGCCTGA
- a CDS encoding 50S ribosomal protein L37e, with protein sequence MTGAGTPSQGKKNKTTHTKCRRCGEKSYHTKKKVCSSCGFGKSAKRRGYEWQSKTGDN encoded by the coding sequence ATGACTGGTGCAGGAACCCCGAGCCAAGGAAAGAAGAACAAGACGACCCACACCAAGTGTCGTCGCTGCGGAGAGAAGTCCTACCACACGAAAAAGAAGGTCTGCTCGTCGTGCGGCTTCGGCAAGTCCGCCAAGCGCCGCGGCTACGAGTGGCAGTCGAAGACCGGCGACAACTGA